The proteins below come from a single Eubacterium limosum genomic window:
- a CDS encoding UDP-glucose dehydrogenase family protein: MIISVIGAGVLGLAYAASFARGGHQVYCTDMDEEIVNAVKEGELPGYESGLERVVAEAEATGNLEFTGHLRKVIKEAEVIFITCEVPEDDEHMPSLRFVRAIAQSIGSQMEEPKIVVLKSSVPPGSSVVIEETIQKALDEREADIHFDVVSSPSFAKAGSFLKDIERPRFVAIGADNEEAREKVRNLYRETGIVMNKIIDASPAEVEMADYAISGLVAVKTAFINELAMLCEKLDIDVDMTTRIMGKDSRISPQLMDPGPGYGGSILPKTARAMVRIAEEADETAEVLKGAITANECQKQKCVAKIENIMDGVGGKTIGILGLSPDFGTDDLREAPSLDIIRCLVEKEASLRIYNPDGYQQAKWRLFKEKDAITFCDDIYEAAENADALVVLTKWPNTRATDENQLKEKMKGDILIDLQNLFVKRKEVKQLFKYYGLGMH, from the coding sequence TTGATCATTAGTGTAATAGGCGCAGGTGTCCTGGGACTGGCGTACGCGGCTTCCTTTGCCCGCGGCGGCCATCAGGTTTACTGCACCGACATGGATGAAGAAATTGTCAATGCCGTGAAGGAAGGCGAGCTTCCCGGCTATGAATCCGGACTGGAACGGGTGGTGGCTGAGGCTGAGGCCACGGGCAATCTGGAGTTTACCGGCCATCTGCGCAAGGTTATCAAGGAGGCGGAGGTCATTTTTATTACCTGTGAGGTGCCTGAGGATGACGAACACATGCCAAGCCTGCGGTTTGTACGGGCCATTGCCCAGAGCATCGGCAGCCAGATGGAGGAGCCCAAGATTGTAGTCTTAAAATCCAGCGTGCCCCCCGGCTCGTCGGTGGTCATTGAGGAGACTATCCAGAAAGCCCTTGACGAGCGTGAGGCGGATATCCATTTTGATGTGGTGTCCTCACCGTCCTTTGCCAAGGCCGGCAGCTTTTTGAAGGACATTGAGCGCCCCCGGTTTGTGGCCATCGGGGCGGATAATGAGGAAGCGCGTGAAAAGGTACGGAACCTGTACCGCGAGACGGGCATTGTGATGAACAAGATCATTGACGCCTCCCCGGCAGAGGTGGAGATGGCCGACTATGCTATCAGCGGCCTGGTCGCGGTAAAAACCGCGTTTATCAACGAGCTGGCCATGCTGTGCGAGAAGCTGGACATCGACGTGGACATGACCACCCGGATCATGGGCAAAGACTCCCGGATTTCACCCCAGCTGATGGACCCGGGGCCGGGCTACGGCGGCAGCATTCTGCCCAAGACGGCCCGCGCCATGGTGCGCATTGCCGAAGAAGCGGACGAAACCGCTGAGGTTCTGAAGGGCGCCATCACAGCCAATGAGTGCCAGAAGCAGAAATGTGTGGCGAAGATTGAAAACATCATGGATGGCGTGGGCGGAAAGACCATCGGTATTCTGGGGCTGTCCCCGGATTTCGGCACCGATGACCTCCGGGAGGCGCCGTCGCTGGATATTATAAGATGCCTTGTGGAAAAGGAAGCCAGCCTGCGGATTTACAATCCCGATGGCTACCAGCAGGCAAAATGGCGGCTGTTTAAGGAAAAAGACGCCATTACCTTCTGCGATGACATCTACGAGGCGGCTGAGAACGCCGACGCGCTGGTGGTACTGACCAAATGGCCAAACACCCGGGCGACGGACGAAAACCAGCTGAAGGAAAAAATGAAGGGCGATATACTCATCGACCTGCAGAACCTTTTTGTGAAGCGCAAGGAGGTTAAGCAGCTCTTTAAATACTATGGATTAGGGATGCATTAA
- the galU gene encoding UTP--glucose-1-phosphate uridylyltransferase GalU, producing MKVKKAVIPAAGLGTRFLPVTKSVPKEMLPIVDKPTIQYIIEEIVDSGIQEILIITGRNKDIITNHFDNVPELEFNLKMKGKTEELRMIEDITNMARIFTVRQKEAKGLGHAVLCAKEFVGDEPFAVVLGDDIVYNPEKPALKQMIEVFDEYQASVIGVQTVPDDQVDKYGIVSGKPVTGDIFEVDDMVEKPAIGTAPSNLAILGRYIITPAIFNILENTGKGAGGEIQLTDGLKTLGEKQRILAYDFKGRRYDVGDKLGFLEATVEYGLRTPGLEERFTEYLKNYFHHN from the coding sequence ATGAAAGTAAAAAAAGCGGTCATTCCGGCTGCGGGCCTGGGCACCCGTTTTCTGCCGGTGACCAAATCGGTCCCAAAGGAAATGCTGCCCATTGTAGACAAGCCGACGATTCAGTATATTATTGAGGAGATTGTGGACTCTGGCATTCAGGAAATCCTGATCATCACCGGGCGGAACAAGGACATCATCACCAACCATTTCGACAATGTGCCAGAGCTGGAGTTTAACCTGAAGATGAAGGGCAAAACCGAGGAGCTCAGGATGATCGAGGACATTACCAATATGGCCCGCATCTTTACCGTGCGCCAGAAGGAAGCCAAGGGCCTGGGCCACGCGGTGCTCTGCGCCAAGGAGTTTGTGGGCGATGAGCCCTTTGCCGTGGTGCTGGGGGACGATATTGTCTACAACCCGGAAAAGCCTGCTCTCAAGCAGATGATCGAGGTCTTTGACGAATACCAGGCCTCTGTGATCGGCGTGCAGACCGTGCCGGATGACCAGGTGGACAAATACGGCATTGTCTCTGGCAAGCCTGTGACCGGGGACATTTTTGAGGTGGACGACATGGTCGAAAAACCAGCCATCGGCACCGCGCCGTCTAATTTAGCCATCCTGGGCCGCTACATCATCACACCGGCTATCTTCAACATTCTGGAAAATACCGGGAAAGGCGCCGGCGGCGAGATCCAGCTGACTGACGGCCTGAAGACTCTGGGCGAAAAACAGCGCATACTGGCCTATGACTTTAAAGGCCGCCGCTACGATGTGGGCGACAAGCTGGGCTTTCTGGAAGCCACGGTTGAGTACGGCCTGCGCACACCAGGGCTTGAGGAGCGCTTTACCGAATACCTGAAAAATTATTTCCATCACAACTAA